Part of the Deltaproteobacteria bacterium genome, GTCCAGGCCATCGGCGGGGTCAACGAGAAGATCGAGGGCTTCTTCGACATCTGCGTCGCGCGCGGCCTCACCGGCCGCCAGGGGGTGCTGATCCCCTCCGCCAACGTCAAGCACCTGATGCTGCGACGGGACGTGGTGGAGGCGGCCGCCCAGGGCAGGTTCCACGTCTTTCCGGTAGAGACCATCGACCAGGGCATCGAGCTGCTCACGGGCGTGGACGCGGGTGTTGCCGACGACCAGGGAAACTTCCCGGCCGACACGGTCAATGGGCGCGCGCAGGCGACGCTGCTCGAGTTCGCCCACAACGCCCGGGACTTCGCCACGAGCGGGCGAGATCGGGAGCCGAGTCCATGAGCCGTCCGGTTCCGGCCTTCGACGTGCGCCGCATCGTGGTGGCCATCGACGGTTCGCGCGCGGCCGCGGAGGTCCTCGAAGCGGCGGCCCGGCTCGCGGCGCGCCTCCACGCGGAGTTGGAGGGGGTCTTCATACGGGATATCAACCTTTTGCGGCTGGCCAGCCTGCCCGTGGGCCGGGAGATCCAGTTTCCCACCGGGCAGGGACGCGACTTCACCGCGGACGCGCTCGAGGCCGACATCCGGACGCGGGAGTTCGCCGCCCGGCGCGCTCTGGCCGCGGCCGCCGAGCGGGTGCACGTGAGCTACTCCTTTCGCACGGCCGAGGGGCAGGTGGATGTCGAGGTGGTGACGGCGGCGGGCGGCGGCGACCTCCTCATCGTCAACTCCGAGACCCGCTCTCGGTGGGGCGCTGCCCGGTCCACCCACGTGGCCCGGGAGGTGGCCGAACGCGCTCCCCGCTCCGTACTGGTATCGAAGCCCGGGGCCTTGTTGGCCGGCGTCCCGCTGGTATGCCACGACGGCGGCGCCGGCTCGTGGCACGCCCTGGACGCCGGGCTGTACTTCTTCGGCCTGC contains:
- a CDS encoding universal stress protein, which codes for MSRPVPAFDVRRIVVAIDGSRAAAEVLEAAARLAARLHAELEGVFIRDINLLRLASLPVGREIQFPTGQGRDFTADALEADIRTREFAARRALAAAAERVHVSYSFRTAEGQVDVEVVTAAGGGDLLIVNSETRSRWGAARSTHVAREVAERAPRSVLVSKPGALLAGVPLVCHDGGAGSWHALDAGLYFFGLHEGRLAVLILADDPVEAETLRRQVEDRLAARGVSPRFLYGVRPRAPEVCRLAGEAGAGVLVMAADCPALDTPRQREVLESITCPVLIVR